The DNA region GTTCAAGGTAAAGTTATAATGGACTAGTCAATCTACACTCTGATTTTCTTCACGTCAAGAATCATTGAACTTGATTTGTCAATTCTTTTGAGTTATCTTTCTGTTTTGCGGCTAAGGTTGAGAAGTTGTGGTCCTCTCCATCTCTTGATTGACTGTATCTATCAAAACTTTAAAGTATCTCGACCAATATATTTGTAATTCTCTTTGTCACACTAGTTTCATCCCATACAACATCAcccaaatcaattttaatttttagaGGAATTCGTGAATAAGTCTCCAGATATGACCATGGATGTATACTTCATATAAATACCATCACAATTGAGCTTAATCAAAATGTTATCCGGACTATACCAACAAATATGTTTGATCTATGAGTTTATCATATATTTTTAGAATTTAGGTTGGACCTAACTCAACCATACAAAACTGACTTGTAAAGTGAGAATTATCCACACTTATAAACACAGCACATGCCACATATCTCTAAGCAATGTGAAACCAAATTCACCCCTTTAAACCCAAAACAATGAAGGTGTTGAGGCTACAATGAAAGAAAGTCAAATGTTGTAATTAAGGCGACTAGGGATGAACCGCAAATAAGGCATAAATTTCAACACAAGCCATCACGCTTGGGACTCAATGACCATGAAGTGTGGACGACGTGGAAAGCCCAATAATGAATCTAGGATATGCTCTGATACTATCTCAAAATTGGGTTGAGGTCAACTCAACCCTACAAATCCGACTTATAAGGTGATGATTACCCCAATTTATAAGGTGATGATTACCCCAGTTATAAATACAATCCATGACATATCTCTCTAAACAACGTGAGACCAAATCCACCCCTTCAAATCCAACACAATGAAGGTGTCAGAGACTGCAATGAAGACAAACCAAATACCACAATTAAGACGACTCGCGATGGACCACAATTAGAATAGAAATTCAAcatatataatataatattttgatttattataataaaaatattaaatgTAAAAAATCTAGTGCATGGTTCATAGATTTAAATTActaaaaaatcaaaatttaagttataaatattaataatacAAACATTCCAATCATATTCTCGCCATATATATTAGTTCTCTTATATTCTTGGCATAAGACTCCGGAGATAAAAGGTGATTAGTTTCTTAAAGAATATTTCAAAAATAAGTTAAACATAAGTCCTTTAAAGAGTGTTCAAATTCCACATCGCCACAAGACTTCTAAGATAAAAGATGTTTAGTTTCTGCTTCGCCACAAAACTTCCAATTTACCCAATATTTCTCTCAGATGCAAATCAGTATCACAAAACAGAGACGATAAGAACAATATGTCTGACCCCCAAAATGTATCTAATACTACAAATATATATAAGCGGACAAGAAAGAAATGCCGCAATAAGAATGATATTTTTAGATTTTTAATTAGCTTCTGAAAAAATTTGGGAGGAAAGGGAGTTTTTTTTTAAAGATAAAGAGACTTTGAAACGGTATAAACTTTTTAACCAAGACCAAAAATAGACTAAATCATAGACATTGACTATAGATTTGAAAATATTTGACCTACTTATTAGTGTTAATTGACATTGTCAATACATTCTTGGTGGTAAAAGAAAACTTTTGCTTAACATAATCATTTAAGAATTGAAGTCAAACTTGTTGAAGTGAGTATTGACCAAAGACAATGCATAAGTTGAGCAATGTCTCAAAATTGTTGTCAAAGTTAAACTTGACAGCCAGCCATAATGGAATGGAATGGATGCTGAGATGAGATCATGCATGCATGGTTGCAACTTGCTAATTAAATAGTATTATATTTGGTACCTCtttttcaaaacaaaataaaaaaccTTATCTTTTGTTCTTACAAgaattattaaaattaaaaaaagacTATTATGACCATCTTCTTTGAAGAAGGTTGTTCTTCTAACCATCTTCTAGGTTTAATATTAAGGACTAAACCAAATAGATAACCCTCTTTCTCCCCCTAAAAAAATATTTTGCTAATTTAAAAAAATACCTATCTAACACAACAAACATATGATGCTGTTATTCTTAAAACATCTTGAAACTAAAAAAAAACTTAACCAACTTGACAATGGCTAGGAAATAATACTCTATATGCTGCTCAGCTCCAAAGACTCACATTTTCTACTTAAGATTGTTGTTTCTTGTAAATACTCAAATCCGCATGAGTGTCGTTGTAGCGCTGGCTCAGGTAGTCGCGGCATAAAATAGGAGGAAATCTACAACAACAAAAGGAGAAAATGTAAGATACTTTAAGTTTATACCACGCGAATCAAGTTTCCAGTCGCAACTTTAAGGTGACTTCGATTTTTCCAAATCATATGCAGTTGGTTACGGTTACATTCACATCGACCGGACCGTGTTTGTTGCAGTTTCAAAAATTACAATGTAAATGAAACCATGATATGTTGGCAATCGCAATTTTAAACCTAGATATCCTCGGTAACGAAATTAACTTACTTGGGAGGGTTAGTTTCGGATTTGCAGGTTGGCAAGCATTCCACTAAACAATCATGACTAGGCTCCAAAAAGTACGCAATCTGTAGAACAAGACAATATCGCGATATTCTAATGATTAATATGAATAATTTAGTTGAATTATAACGCAAGCCAAGTGATTTATTGAATTTCTTCATGTGTGTGAAGAAACTTTAAATGAAAATCAATATGAAACAATGTGAGCACTAGTTTTATATAAAGATTCGAAAAGGGAAGATGAAAACGTTGAATCAAAAGGGAAGGTATTTTGGTGCTTACAGAATATCTCTCTTGACCGTTTCCTAGAACTCGGTGCAATGTGGATCTGAAAATAAATGCAAAACAAATTGTTGATTACACACTCAACATGTCAATAAATTTTTGCGTATATTTGGTTCTTCGTCCAAATATATGTTTTCTCATGCTCCAAAGCAAGTGAAAACAGCGACACTAGAAACTGTTTCTTCAAGGTGGATGTGAGTCGTGCGTCGAACGCACTTCCGCCACCAAAACAAGCACGGGCTTATAAGTAAACTAAATTATGCAGCATAAACAAAAGTTATGTCTGCCTCAATCAAGCTCGAAAATACCACAAGGTGAGAAAGATTTCTTACTTGAAAACACCATTGCTCCAGCGCTCAAGCATGTCACCGAGATTCACTACGAATGCCCTGCAACAAAAGCAACTAGTCAAATAATCTAAGTACTTCTGAAGAACGGCGTGAAAAAGTAACCACTCCAACACCTTTTACTTTTCTATAACAGTTACAGTGACAGAAGGACTAACCCCTTCAATGGTGACACATCCTCCCATTTCTGAGGTTTAGCATCCCTATCCTTGCATATCTGCAACAAAAGCCATTGACTTTCACGATTACATCACATTGACATTTCAGATTGAAGACATTTTCAGTGTCTGACACCAATATGTTACATCCAATTATTTACGTTTTCTCAAACTATGTGTCAGTGCCAATGTGTCCTGTGCTTAACAGGTTTTTAATTAACTACAGCATATATTTGTAATCTCAAATGAAATATCAGCGGGATCCTTACTTGAAGACCAGCAATATCATCGGTTGCTAAGAGTGTAATTAAACCAAAGTCAGTATGAGCTCCAGCTCCGAATAATCCTTCTGAAGGATCCGAGATTTGACCTTCACAAAACATAGATGAACACAACTATATAATTTATCTTTCTAATTGTACAAGCTACAATAAAGACACCAAGAACACCGATTCAATACCTCCATAGTGCAGCAAACGCAGAGTTGCAATCGGCTCTCCAAGCATTTCTGGTTTTTCGAAAAAATCGACATCCAAATCAAGTGCAAGGGCTATTATCTTTCCAACCGCTTTCCCGACTTCTCTGGATTCcacaaataaataaaatagttaaCCGAAAAAAATGACAAATATGTGAAGAAGACCTTTTCCTTTAGACTAATAAATGTCAATCATAATACACTACTACACAAGTTGACTCCATGTAACAAAAAAACGCAATcatattcattttatttttctttcaaaAAAGACTGCAAAAGCAATACATGTCAAACCAAGACATCTCATTCTTAACTATGTTAGCGCAATCATATTCGTCCGGAGACGTAAACAACCTTTGATATCACACCCCTAAGTGTGGTCGTCGACCAATTTTTTAAACCCTAACAAACTTCAGATTAGCTGGTTCCGATTTGAACCACAAATGATCAAAACATTAGCTATGTTGCAGGCTATGAAGCTCGGGACATGACACAAGATTCTGACACGATGACACCGACAATACTTTGAGGAAATTGAATATAAACATTAGACACGTCTTCAATTTGAAGTATCTGAGCTAAATATTGCATCTTAATCTTATCACAGAAAAATAACATCATTGACACTTACAATGCTTCTCTATGAAATTTTTCCATAGTTTCCCTCCATCCTGGAAGAACATCTACACAGAAAAAAAGTATAAGTACAGGAAAAAAATTACATTAAACCAAACAAAAAAAATCCAAGAAAATGGAATATCAATTAGATAAAAATTAGATTTTTTTTCtcaaaaaaacaaaaattgattCATTTTACCTGGTGCAGGCCATTTATTAGTCCCATAAAAGGGTTTACTTGATTCTGGGTCATCTTCATCTACTTCAACTCCAATATAAAAACCCTCTTTGTAATCCCCTACTtgaaaaatagtgaaaaacatttcaaaaaaaatgaaatttttatCTATAATATACACATGCAACAAAATCAAAAGGGTGATTAAAGTATAGTACCATGAATTTGATGTTCAGGATCAAGTGTTTCATCAAGAACAGGTGTATATCCTCTGTGTTTTTCATTTCTCAAAATCTTCATCTTTTCATTTAAAGGAAGAGAGAAAAATCTCTTGCTTTGTGCAAAAACCTCGTCCATGAATTCCTCGGTTATTCCATGGTTTATAACATAGAAAAAACCAGAATCCAAACATGCCTTTGAAAATCCCAACAAAAAAAAACATGGAAAATTAAGGTTAATGTTTGAAAAAAAACAGAGTAAATTAAATTGACCCAAGTTGTTTTGTGATGGAAACAATTTACAAACCTGTTTGAGTAAATGAACGGATTGGTTTATGTTGGGATTTGAGAGGTCGATGAGATTAAGAATGGAGAATTTTGTTGGGTTAGAAACAGGGGATTGTGTTTCGTTGCTCTGTTTTCCCATGTTTTGAAAAtggaagaagaaagaagaagaatgaAGGAAAAAAATGACCTCACAAAAACCACTTTGACATAATAAACACAACAATTAATGGTTTTCTTATATATCACAACAACATTTGCCACCATTCATATTTgcattattttattttattttctctaAGATACAtgaaaaaattaaatattttttttactaaaatataaataaattttattagaatagtttttttttgaattttttaaaaataatatcaaaataactattgtttcaaaatatttattaatataatcactttttttaaaaaaattaacaAAAAGATCATTTACATTGGCGCATACAATGAAACTATTGGACATAGGCGTCATTTTGGTGCATACATGTCCATGTTGCCACTAGGAGTAGCGCATGCATGTTCAATGCGCCACATGCAATGACACATGCATAGTCCACTCAGTGGAGGCGCCAATGCATGTGAGTATTGCTTCTGCACTCCTTCTATAAATACAATATCACTTTTCATAATTTTTCACACATCTTCTTACTATCTCCTTCCATCTTTCTTCATTCTCCTTccattttttttataaatatcTTCATATATGTAtccttatattcacaagagaaatgtcgaATTAATTTTTTCAACAGTGCAGCCTCCGATGAAGATCCGACTTTGGAATGTAGATACGTTTGAACATCTTAACAAGATcttgaaccgttggttagatggatAAGTTGCAGAGGATGAAAAGATcagaagaattcaatggcttgataCCACATTCAACCAAAATGTATAAGTTCATTTCTGGGTGAATGTTAAAATTGACAGAGACGTTCACATGATGATGTATATTTCtcacaaaattgttttgatggttgtaatcacatagttatgttatttatttctttgtgatgttattttattgttgtagttgtttaattattatttaattgtTGTTTAGATTATTGTTTAATTGTTGTTTTCAAGTTATTGTATCTGAATCTTATGATAATtatgaaatgaatgttgttttcAATATAAAGCAAAAGgttacaattaaaattatgttGTTGTGCTTGGTCTAACACTGGGATAATTTTTACGATTATGTCGGGGATGGCGACTTGAACTACATAATCTCGCCATTTTGTTtgtcgtatccatttcggtttgAATACGGGTGatgtttgggcgaccctttttaTTTCTTCACATGATTTCATTGTGTCAGAGTATGTCCCCTTGATATGTAGGCCAATAATCTTTTTTTTCTACTATCgaaaagctaattttgtaaacattgcataggtttatgactttgtaaacggcggatagtaagttggaaggatcatgtcgaacctttgagcatgccgctATGAGATGGGAGCAAGGCATACTAAAtgcttggaactttccgcagtcgcaccaaccttTATCTAGTTCCACTCAATAGTGTCCCCTCGGTATGCCTTCATTTGATCCATTGACTCAACAATATTGTACCAATATTTAGTACGATCAAACATTatgaccacatgtgtgttagcttgggcaacttcctctttaatgaatttaattgaagcatcactgaacagTTTCCCAGATTGTAACACTTTGGAACGTCTGATCTCAAACAGCGCCCCTAGCCTAAAATAGGTTGCTTGCACTAAAGTGGTTATTGGTAGGTTTTGGATGCCTTTGATGACATAGTTCATTGATTCCACGAGATTTATTGTCATGTGGCCTCATTGTTGACCATTGTCGTAagccctagtccacttctccaatggaatattgtcgatccaccTTACTACATATGCGTTTGACAATCTTATGTCTTTGCGGTAGTGTGTGAAGGAAGGTTCTATTAATGCATACCCTGCGTTGGCAACCTTCTTCCGTAgtgttttgtctttgatctcccgcatgaaattttgagcaatatgtctaatacagtagacatgcgtcgaaggaggatccTGCTAGGCATTATCAATGTTTTTATAGGCACACACAATTGATGGATGTCTGtctgagatcaaacataagttagaCACTCACAATTTTATATAAGTATaacataaaaaaattcaaaaaaattataataatattcAAAGCATGCGCCACATGCAATGGCGCATACTCTTCATGTCATAAAACATGCGTCAATTGCATTGGCTTCGTCTGCATGCATGCGTCATTCAAATTGGCGCATTGGTTCAATGGCAACATGCATGCGTCATTCTAACTGACGCATGCTTTAGAAGGATACATGAAAAGTGGTTATATTGGTAAATAACTTGAAATAGTGGTCATTTTGgaaatatattttaaaaattttattattttttaaaaaaatcattttttttaataaaagaGAGGCCTGATGCCAAGAGAAAAAAACTACAAAGAAATTAATTTATGGGTAAGTTAGCCCCATAGCATTCGCGTTTAATTAACTAGGAGAAGAATAAAAAAAAGATATGTACTATTTAGATCCAACATACACTTAAAATTTGCTAAACATTGATTAGCCTCCTTATACGAATGAATTACATTCATCTTTCACATAAGATATAATAAATGACGAATATTATTGACCAAAGATTGACCAGCATTAGAGATTCTCTCTTAATAACATTCGCAAGGATTAACATTCAACTCCATACCATTCAACCCTAGCCTCAAGGCGTAATTTCAACCTTCTCAAATGCCCCATAATTCAGCAACAAAAACACTACAATTTCCTATAGATTTGAAGAAACCACTTATTAATTGCCTCTTACAATCTCTGATAACTCTTCTACACCTAGCTTGTTATTCTTACGCACACCATCTGTATTTAATTTAAACATTTATTAATTTAGACATTTGTTTAGTTTAATACATGTTGttaataatattaattaataaataaacTATTGAATCCAAAACAAAATGagaaatataaaataaataatgatatataatttatttttaaatattaattaatataTAAACAATTGAGTTGAAAATAACTAAAAATGTACGAGAAACAATGATAGACATATATTTTTTCAAAGTATCTTTCATGTGATAATTAGTGACTTATTAAGTCAAACATTTAAGGTTGTTGTATTGTGATAATTTCACTGGATCCTAAGAAGGAAGGCCAAGGAATGTAATAAGCAAGCCCATTGCCTCAACTTTGGGTGCATGCCCAATGTGGAGAGGGAAGATTGCTCGATAGGCCACGAGGTCGTCTTGATTTGGGTGACATGGCACTTATTTGAGTTTGGGCCGCCCAAGTCAACTGCCATTGCCCATTTACTTAGTGAATGTGGGAGAAGTTGTATCCCCACAGGTGTTAACTAAAGGAAATCATCCCCTACAATTCAAGGAAGGGTGAAACCCACTCTCTCCATGTTTCCTGGTCATGGAGTCGAAATAGGTCATTCTTTGGTTCTTTGACACATGCCTAAGGGGTCTCTATAAGTATCTCATCCTTAGGGTTGAGAAACGATTGAATCATTCACCCAAAGAAACACATATACAGAGCTTCTTACCATCAAGGTTATCCAAATAGACCATGAAATGTTTGTATGAGCCTTCCAAAATGGATTGAGTGTCAAACATTTTAATGAA from Lathyrus oleraceus cultivar Zhongwan6 chromosome 1, CAAS_Psat_ZW6_1.0, whole genome shotgun sequence includes:
- the LOC127117713 gene encoding 2-oxoglutarate-Fe(II) type oxidoreductase hxnY isoform X1, whose amino-acid sequence is MGKQSNETQSPVSNPTKFSILNLIDLSNPNINQSVHLLKQACLDSGFFYVINHGITEEFMDEVFAQSKRFFSLPLNEKMKILRNEKHRGYTPVLDETLDPEHQIHVGDYKEGFYIGVEVDEDDPESSKPFYGTNKWPAPDVLPGWRETMEKFHREALEVGKAVGKIIALALDLDVDFFEKPEMLGEPIATLRLLHYGGQISDPSEGLFGAGAHTDFGLITLLATDDIAGLQICKDRDAKPQKWEDVSPLKGAFVVNLGDMLERWSNGVFKSTLHRVLGNGQERYSIAYFLEPSHDCLVECLPTCKSETNPPKFPPILCRDYLSQRYNDTHADLSIYKKQQS
- the LOC127117713 gene encoding 2-oxoglutarate-Fe(II) type oxidoreductase hxnY isoform X2, with protein sequence MGKQSNETQSPVSNPTKFSILNLIDLSNPNINQSVHLLKQACLDSGFFYVINHGITEEFMDEVFAQSKRFFSLPLNEKMKILRNEKHRGYTPVLDETLDPEHQIHGDYKEGFYIGVEVDEDDPESSKPFYGTNKWPAPDVLPGWRETMEKFHREALEVGKAVGKIIALALDLDVDFFEKPEMLGEPIATLRLLHYGGQISDPSEGLFGAGAHTDFGLITLLATDDIAGLQICKDRDAKPQKWEDVSPLKGAFVVNLGDMLERWSNGVFKSTLHRVLGNGQERYSIAYFLEPSHDCLVECLPTCKSETNPPKFPPILCRDYLSQRYNDTHADLSIYKKQQS